From Calditerrivibrio sp.:
AGGTATTGATGTTGCCTTTGATATGAGTAGAGGGAGTGGGTTTTGTGTTATTGTTGTGATCGATTCTACATTTGAAGTAGTTGAGGTTGTTAATCATATTGATCGAGTAGATTTTCCCTATATTCCGGGTTTTTTATCTTTTAGAGAATTACCTAT
This genomic window contains:
- a CDS encoding endonuclease V, with amino-acid sequence MSIFSKLKEEQLLLSKMVSLVPLGKKVFTAAGIDVAFDMSRGSGFCVIVVIDSTFEVVEVVNHIDRVDFPYIPGFLSFRELP